From the Raphanus sativus cultivar WK10039 unplaced genomic scaffold, ASM80110v3 Scaffold0768, whole genome shotgun sequence genome, one window contains:
- the LOC108818639 gene encoding inositol-pentakisphosphate 2-kinase: MEIGLEPKDAVDWSYRGEGAVNLVLAYTGSSPSFLGKMMRIQKMPNDGKEDNGNTSGNGLTSHEKVIWGECKEVVSCQNKEIVEFLFVKHVMRPLLGHKHVNPGMRLLVAKEFLESVENIVTSQRPSWRADAACVDTNRNSVLLMDDLTLFAHGRVEDKPCLSVEIKPKCGFLPSSSFIAQENVIKKGKTRFEMHQVLKLQENEISEISEYDPLDLFSGSKDRIHKAIRALYATPQNNFRVFLNGSLVFGGLGGGTCKTTSKVEQDFEHILKDIIKTKDGPRANHFIELVAETVYTSGVLDHLLDVQKLDKYNIEGAIHVYYDLINQPCKVCKELEKSTKSSASQFSSMHLIPMDEKVNVLKEFLISATAKDCSVMISFRSTNDVISRSSSHSNLHLESAKQEFDYKVHFIDLDMRPLKKMEVYYELDKKIMKTYLEMMKKKEALLGGERRAQRQCF; the protein is encoded by the exons ATGGAGATTGGTTTGGAGCCAAAGGATGCAGTTGATTGGTCTTATAGAGGCGAAGGAGCTGTTAATTTGGTTCTCGCTTACACTGGATCCTCTCCCTCTTTT CTGGGAAAGATGATGAGAATACAGAAAATGCCAAATGATGGGAAAGAAGATAATGGAAACACAAGTGGAAATGGTCTCACGTCTCATGAAAAGGTTATATGGGGAGAGTGCAAGGAAGTTGTTTCTTGCCAGAACAAGGAGATTGTGGAGTTTTTGTTTGTCAAACATGTCATGAGACCTTTGTTGGGTCATAAACATGTCAATCCTGGA ATGCGTCTTCTTGTAGCAAAGGAGTTTCTTGAGTCTGTTGAGAACATTGTGACATCTCAGCGACCTTCTTGGCGTGCTGATGCAGCCTGTGTGGATACTAACCGCAATTCCGTTCTTCTGATGGATGATTTGACACTTTTCGCCCACG GTCGTGTTGAGGATAAACCATGCTTAAGTGTTGAAATAAAG CCAAAATGTGGATTCCTTCCTTCTTCAAGTTTCATAGCACAAGAAAATGTTATCAAGAAGGGTAAAACTCGTTTTGAGATGCACCAAGTTCTGAAGCTTCAAGAAAATGAG ATCTCAGAGATCAGTGAATATGATCCTTTGGACCTATTCTCTGGATCAAAAGATAGAATACACAAAGCAATAAGAGCACTATACGCAACTCCTCAGAACAACTTCCGCGTGTTCTTGAACGGCTCTCTCGTATTTGGAGGCTTAGGTGGTGGCACATGCAAGACAACCTCAAAGGTTGAACAAGACTTTGAGCATATACTCAAAGATATCATCAAGACCAAAGATGGTCCACGTGCAAATCATTTCATAGAGCTTGTTGCAGAAACCGTTTACACCTCTGGGGTTCTAGATCATCTTCTGGATGTTCAAAAGCTAGACAAGTATAACATCGAAGGAGCGATTCACGTGTACTATGACCTTATTAACCAGCCATGCAAAGTGTGCAAAGAGTTGGAGAAGAGTACAAAGTCATCAGCAAGTCAATTTAGCTCCATGCATTTGATTCCGATGGATGAGAAAGTGAATGTTTTGAAGGAGTTCTTGATATCTGCCACTGCAAAAGATTGCAGTGTAATGATAAGCTTTAGATCAACAAATGATGTGATCTCAAGGTCCTCTTCTCATAGTAATCTGCATCTTGAATCAGCAAAGCAAGAATTCGATTACAAG GTACATTTCATTGATCTTGATATGAGACCACTGAAGAAAATGGAAGTCTATTATGAACTAGACAAGAAGATCAT